The proteins below come from a single Necator americanus strain Aroian chromosome V, whole genome shotgun sequence genomic window:
- a CDS encoding hypothetical protein (NECATOR_CHRV.G20911.T1), producing MIQLNTIVITTLICSVVAQNSGSYQNFRTNYQNPNNVAGQQYPQYQYQFQPQQQQQYKPVQSSPSYQFDQPQQYQQGPLQQYPQGQGSQYTQGSAQLYQQPQQQYQQGQIQQYPQGQGSQYTQGSAQLYQPPQQYQQGQPQSYQQGQFQQGQNLQQWQPYNSTTQYSGMSQSTSSYKSTTQPTFSVQYDNQVKDCTAPRVRGDFCSGTQQRQMFYFDSVQS from the coding sequence ATGATTCAACTCAATACGATCGTGATCACAACCTTGATCTGTTCTGTAGTTGCACAGAACAGCGGAAGCTATCAGAATTTCCGAACAAATTATCAGAATCCAAATAATGTGGCAGGACAACAGTATCCacaatatcaataccaatttcaaccacaacaacaacaacaatacaaACCAGTCCAGTCATCGCCATCGTATCAATTCGATCAGCCGCAACAGTACCAACAGGGTCCCCTTCAACAATACCCTCAGGGGCAAGGATCTCAGTACACCCAAGGGTCAGCTCAGCTCTACCAACAACCTCAGCAGCAGTATCAGCAGGGCCAGATCCAGCAATATCCCCAGGGGCAAGGATCTCAGTACACGCAGGGGTCAGCTCAGCTCTATCAACCGCCTCAACAATATCAGCAGGGTCAGCCCCAGTCTTATCAACAAGGCCAGTTCCAGCAGGGTCAGAACCTGCAACAATGGCAGCCGTACAACTCTACGACTCAGTACTCAGGAATGAGTCAATCGACCTCATCGTACAAATCCACCACCCAACCCACTTTCTCCGTTCAATACGATAATCAAGTTAAGGACTGTACAGCACCACGGGTTCGTGGTGATTTTTGCTCTGGCACACAACAGCGACAGATGTTCTACTTCGATTCGGTTCAGAGTTAG
- a CDS encoding hypothetical protein (NECATOR_CHRV.G20912.T1), which yields MPRFKEGICQPFMYNGCNGNGNRFESAAECKRICIDGNGATSLQRDDATAGLQASMRSACRAEYSTDHLIPQQCTTAGQSCSSGYQCNAGFCCPTSGKDFIFFPVVEFSP from the exons atgccaagattcaaagaag gaatctGTCAACCATTCATGTACAATGGCTGTAACGGAAATGGAAATCGTTTTGAAAGTGCCGCTGAATGCAAGAGGATATGTATTGATGGGAATGGAGCCACATCACTCCAGAGGGACGACGCTACCGCCGGACTCCAAGCATCAATGAGAT ctGCATGTCGAGCTGAATATTCCACGGATCATCTCATTCCACAACAATGCACAACCGCTGGTCAATCCTGTTCAAGCGGATATCAATGCAATGCCGGATTCTGTTGTCCAACTTCAggaaaagatttcatttttttccctgtaGTGGAATTTTCACCATAA
- a CDS encoding hypothetical protein (NECATOR_CHRV.G20912.T2), translating into MPRFKEGICQPFMYNGCNGNGNRFESAAECKRICIDGNGATSLQRDDATAGLQASMRSACRAEYSTDHLIPQQCTTAEYLCNLRYDSGKFAVGGEKSDRYFYTSQYRTCMRFSFYGTLGNENNFPDYNSCMRTCGVLAQQ; encoded by the exons atgccaagattcaaagaag gaatctGTCAACCATTCATGTACAATGGCTGTAACGGAAATGGAAATCGTTTTGAAAGTGCCGCTGAATGCAAGAGGATATGTATTGATGGGAATGGAGCCACATCACTCCAGAGGGACGACGCTACCGCCGGACTCCAAGCATCAATGAGAT ctGCATGTCGAGCTGAATATTCCACGGATCATCTCATTCCACAACAATGCACAACCGCTG aatatctCTGCAATTTACGTTAtgattctggaaaatttgcgGTTGGaggtgaaaaaagtgatcGTTACTTCTACACCAGCCAGTACAGAACATGCATGAG ATTCTCATTCTATGGAACACTTGGAAATGAGAACAACTTCCCGGACTATAATTCTTGTATGAGGACATGCGGCGTTTTAGCTCAACAGTGA
- a CDS encoding hypothetical protein (NECATOR_CHRV.G20913.T1) yields MVVPNTSRLLCGVELVTSNLMEMFVMLDCPDLLERHRKCCTDHGVCYIFRKPWKVCDRDYCGCVYKIAGKAGGICQAHGENFCKIVTDTGRNVYDYHGK; encoded by the exons ATGGTGGTACCAAACACCTCACGTTTGCTATGCGGTGTAGAACTGGTCACAAGTAACCTCATGGAAATGTTTGTCATGCTTGATTGTCCAGATCTTTTAG AACGGCACAGGAAATGCTGCACGGATCATGGCGTCTGTTATATTTTCCGGAAACCATGGAAAGTATGTGACAGAGATTATTGCGGCTGTGTCTACAAAATTGCTGGAAAAGCTGGAGGGATTTGCCAG GCTCATGgtgaaaatttctgtaaaattgtTACGGATACTGGTCGGAATGTCTACGATTACCAtggaaaatga
- a CDS encoding hypothetical protein (NECATOR_CHRV.G20913.T2) — MQELSDLFERHRKCCTDHGVCYIFRKPWKVCDRDYCGCVYKIAGKAGGICQAHGENFCKIVTDTGRNVYDYHGK; from the exons ATGCAAGAACTCAGTGACTTATTCG AACGGCACAGGAAATGCTGCACGGATCATGGCGTCTGTTATATTTTCCGGAAACCATGGAAAGTATGTGACAGAGATTATTGCGGCTGTGTCTACAAAATTGCTGGAAAAGCTGGAGGGATTTGCCAG GCTCATGgtgaaaatttctgtaaaattgtTACGGATACTGGTCGGAATGTCTACGATTACCAtggaaaatga